One window of Oryza brachyantha chromosome 12, ObraRS2, whole genome shotgun sequence genomic DNA carries:
- the LOC102702716 gene encoding cationic peroxidase 1-like: protein MASPKSLACSLIALCFAANLVSAQLSANFYDKSCPNALSTIRTAVRSAITKENRMGASLLRLHFHDCFVKGCDGSVLLDDTPTFTGEKTAAPNNNSLRGFDVIDNIKAQIEGICPQVVSCADILAVAARDSVVALGGPTWVVQLGRRDSTTASLDAANNDIPAPTLDLGDLNKSFSNKGLSATDMIALSGAHTIGQARCVNFRNRIYSETNIDSSLATSLKSNCPNTTGDNNISPLDASTPYVFDNFYYKNLLKKKGVLHSDQQLFNGGSADSQTTTYSSNMATFFTDFSAAMVKMSNITPLTGSSGQIRKNCRKVN, encoded by the exons ATGGCTTCCCCTAAATCCCTCGCTTGCAGTCTCATTGCCTTGTGCTTTGCTGCAAACTTGGTTTCAGCTCAGCTTAGCGCAAATTTCTATGACAAGTCATGCCCTAATGCACTGTCCACCATCCGTACAGCGGTGAGATCTGCCATAACAAAGGAGAACCGCATGGGTGCATCATTGCTCCGTCTCCACTTTCATGACTGCTTTGTCAAA GGTTGTGATGGCTCGGTGCTGCTAGATGACACTCCAACCTTCACCGGAGAGAAGACCGCTGCCCCGAACAACAACTCCCTGCGTGGATTTGATGTTATAGACAACATCAAGGCACAGATTGAGGGGATCTGCCCACAGGTGGTGTCATGTGCTGACATCCTAGCTGTGGCAGCACGTGACTCTGTTGTTGCG CTAGGTGGTCCTACTTGGGTTGTCCAACTGGGACGGCGGGACTCAACAACAGCAAGCCTGGATGCTGCAAACAATGACATTCCCGCGCCGACCCTTGACCTTGGTGATCTCAACAAGTCTTTCTCAAACAAAGGACTAAGTGCAACTGACATGATTGCACTCTCAG gtGCTCACACCATAGGCCAGGCGAGGTGTGTCAACTTTCGCAACCGCATATACAGTGAAACCAACATCGACAGTTCCCTTGCAACATCTCTGAAATCAAATTGTCCAAACACAACCGGTGACAACAACATATCCCCCCTTGATGCATCGACACCCTATGTTTTTGACAATTTTTACTACAAGAACCTGCTGAAAAAAAAGGGTGTCCTGCATTCTGACCAGCAACTATTTAATGGAGGTTCAGCAGACTCCCAAACTACCACATACTCATCAAACATGGCAACATTCTTCACTGATTTCAGTGCAGCAATGGTGAAGATGAGCAACATCACCCCCCTTACTGGGTCCAGTGGACAGATCAGAAAAAACTGCAGGAAGGTAAACTAA
- the LOC102704113 gene encoding biogenesis of lysosome-related organelles complex 1 subunit 1-like, whose amino-acid sequence MEGAAETMGGKLEAALLHIMQRHHHESLRQRKNTERAKMDAVRSATRVADLLVATVDGGVQELYINEKRIELEARALLATIARYRKQTDQWLAATNAINSVLKEIGDFENWMKVMDFDCKSINAAIRNIHQS is encoded by the exons ATGGAGGGGGCAGCGGAGACGATGGGCGGGAAGCTGGAAGCGGCGCTGCTCCACATCATgcagcgccaccaccacgaATCCCTCCGTCAACGGAAGAACACCG AGAGAGCAAAGATGGATGCTGTGAGGAGCGCCACGCGGGTCGCGGATCTCCTCGTGGCCACGGTTGATGGCGGAGTTCAGGAGCTCTACATCAACGAGAAGCGTATAGAGCTTGAAGCCCGCGCACTGCTTGCTACAATCGCGCGGTACAGGAAGCAGACTGACCAGTGGCTTGCTGCCACCAACGCAATCAACTCGGTCTTGAAG GAAATTGGTGATTTTGAGAACTGGATGAAGGTCATGGATTTCGACTGTAAAAGTATAAATGCAGCTATCCGTAACATTCACCAATCCTGA